From the Cyanobacteriota bacterium genome, the window CCAGCTTATCAAGCTATTTCAAGCAAAATTTTCTCCCCTTTGGGAATTCAATCGACTTGGTATTTGTACCCCAGGGACTAGCAATGGGCTTTTATGGAGTGGCAGGGCTAGCACTCAGTGCCTATCTTTGGCTGCTGATTGTGTGGAATGTAGGAGGCGGTTACAACGAATTTAACCGCCAGACCGGTAAGGTTGTTATCTTTCGCTGGGGATTTCCAGGCAAAAACCGCAAAGTTGAAATCAGTTGCCCGATTGCTGATGTCCAAGCTATAAGGATTGAAGTTAAGGAAGGGTTAAACCCCAAGCGACAGCTCTATTTACGGGCTAAGGGTCTAAAAGACATTCCCCTGACCCGTGTAGGGGATCCATTACCCTTGTCTGAGCTGGAAAATCGGGGAGCAGAGT encodes:
- a CDS encoding photosystem I assembly protein Ycf4, with product MNAHSELGDRLYQEILGSRRFSNYWWATVTTIGATGFFLASLSSYFKQNFLPFGNSIDLVFVPQGLAMGFYGVAGLALSAYLWLLIVWNVGGGYNEFNRQTGKVVIFRWGFPGKNRKVEISCPIADVQAIRIEVKEGLNPKRQLYLRAKGLKDIPLTRVGDPLPLSELENRGAELAKFLGVPLEGL